The following proteins are co-located in the Amyelois transitella isolate CPQ chromosome W, ilAmyTran1.1, whole genome shotgun sequence genome:
- the LOC132904052 gene encoding uncharacterized protein LOC132904052: MVQRESSRLPNRKRHIKFARRDSVLLDLAWWQENAHQHSPIYYPPPSIFITTDAADTGWGAVVNGRRLCGTWTLSQQNWHSNKKELWPILEVLRQIELELEGKSVTVQTDNRTSVADVMKQGVTKSLTLLETAASIMEICQKRR; encoded by the coding sequence ATGGTACAAAGAGAGTCGTCAAGACTACCAAATCGAAAGCGGCACATAAAATTCGCGAGGCGGGACTCAGTACTCTTGGACCTTGCTTGGTGGCAAGAAAACGCACATCAGCACTCACCAATTTACTATCCTCCGCCGTCAATATTCATAACAACGGATGCGGCAGACACGGGATGGGGGGCCGTAGTGAACGGCCGTCGTCTTTGCGGTACGTGGACCCTCAGTCAACAAAACTGGCACAGCAACAAGAAAGAACTTTGGCCTATTCTCGAAGTTTTGAGACAAATAGAACTAGAACTAGAGGGGAAATCAGTCACCGTGCAAACCGACAATCGCACCAGCGTAGCTGACGTTATGAAGCAAGGAGTCACAAAATCTTTGACCTTATTAGAAACAGCAGCGAGTATAATGGAAATTTGCCAGAAACGACGGTGA
- the LOC132904053 gene encoding uncharacterized protein LOC132904053: protein MKADTIGRVYTVHPNNAECFYLRMLLHEIRGPTSFTDLRTINGYLCQTYREACQRLGLLENDNHWELTLQEATLTASAEQLRELFAIILTTCNPSNPKRLWDAFKRSMSDDILYQIRQTNPELTIEFNDDIFNETLIRLEDKLD, encoded by the coding sequence ATGAAAGCTGACACAATAGGTCGAGTATACACTGTACATCCAAACAATGCCGAATGTTTCTATCTCCGGATGTTGTTACACGAAATACGGGGACCAACAAGTTTCACAGATCTAAGGACTATTAACGGCTACCTATGCCAGACGTACAGAGAAGCATGTCAACGCTTAGGATTATTGGAAAACGATAACCACTGGGAATTAACACTACAAGAAGCTACACTCACAGCTTCAGCTGAACAACTTCGGGAGTTATTCGCCATAATTCTAACAACATGTAACCCATCAAACCCAAAACGACTATGGGACGCTTTCAAGAGGAGTATGAGTGATGATATATTGTACCAAATCCGACAAACTAATCCAGAACTGACTATAGAATTCAATGATGACATCTTCAATGAAACACTCATTCGCTTAGAAGATAAATTAGATTAG
- the LOC132904275 gene encoding uncharacterized protein LOC132904275, translating into MVKEKDRLFKIWCSDTKNMIKRLNYTRYRNKCQKVIFRSNVEYDKKTIIDCNNNIKKIWDKINALLGNKKQSLDELILNNMKNNGSIDVICNEFANTFSNEIKQIKHSCDQKWLDRNSYINPSSVFMRWQPVDSNDVKKIIDKMDKNKSPGSDLVRMSDLKLIVDKISPVLAKLINLSVKNKKFPTKLKEAIIRPIHKRGNKKVYSNFRPIAILSAIDKIIEKSIVNQIGTYLQKNNILNECQHGFQKQKSTNTLLSKFTDDINTHLENKKIVVAVFYDFKKAFETLDMDTLLKGMEECGLGQPLNQWFSDYLTGRSYRVKVGDTLSDEKLVDCGVPQGSGCGPVCYLMHVNGLCGALQHCSAYMFADDLCTLSAGTDLAETCRLVQRDVDAVVKWSHDNGIILNTEKTKLLIIHSPHLRPVESPPPLFAHSFECFHDNNLDCKCTPIENVSSVTYLGVKIDTKFSWESHIDYICNKLRILLGKFYHLCFKVPTSVLKCLYFALVDSILGYALDCYGLTFKTYIDRLEALQIRFLKLLVNRKTKIHCKGDYTKLFKICKILPVSLKHKYLLAVNNHGKRDLSLALIRHGRGTRSVTTGKYKVPRVNNYFGDRTLKKRLPYLLNSLPENIRLEPRLCRFKNMLKKYLLESL; encoded by the coding sequence atggttAAAGAAAAAGATAGATTATTTAAGATATGGTGCAGCGATACAAAGAATATGATAAAGCGTCTAAATTATACtagatatagaaataaatgtcAGAAAGTAATTTTTAGAAGTAACGTTGAGTATGATAAAAAGACTATAATAgactgtaataataatattaaaaaaatatgggatAAAATTAATGCTTTATTAGGTAACAAAAAGCAATCATTGGACGAGTTGATccttaataatatgaaaaataacggAAGTATAGATGTCATATGTAACGAATTTGCGAACACATTTTCCAATGAAATCAAACAGATAAAGCATTCATGTGATCAAAAATGGTTAGATAGAAATAGTTATATTAATCCATCGAGCGTGTTTATGAGGTGGCAACCGGTTGACAGTaatgatgttaaaaaaattatagataaaatggataaaaataaatcgccAGGAAGCGACCTTGTACGCATGTCCGATTTGAAACTAATTGTTGATAAGATTAGCCCTGTTTtagcaaaattaataaacttgtctgtgaaaaataaaaaatttcctactaaattaaaagaagCCATAATACGTCCAATCCATAAAAGAGGGAATAAAAAGGTATATTCCAATTTCAGACCAATAGCAATATTATCAGCTATCgacaaaataatagaaaaaagtatagtTAATCAAATTGGTacctatttacaaaaaaacaatattcttaATGAATGTCAACACGGTTTTCAGAAACAGAAAAGTACAAATACGCTATTATCTAAATTTACGGACGATATTAATACACatttagaaaacaaaaaaattgttgtagcTGTTTTTTATGACTTTAAGAAGGCATTTGAAACCCTAGATATGGATACCCTCTTGAAGGGCATGGAGGAATGCGGATTGGGACAGCCGCTGAACCAATGGTTCAGCGACTACCTTACTGGACGCTCTTATAGAGTGAAGGTCGGAGACACGCTAAGTGACGAAAAATTAGTCGATTGCGGCGTCCCGCAGGGGTCGGGGTGTGGTCCTGTCTGTTACCTGATGCACGTTAACGGCCTCTGCGGAGCGCTGCAGCACTGCTCCGCGTACATGTTCGCCGACGACCTGTGCACGCTGAGCGCAGGAACAGACCTTGCCGAGACGTGCCGTTTAGTCCAGCGGGACGTAGACGCGGTGGTGAAATGGTCACATGATAATGGCATCATtttaaatacagaaaaaaCGAAATTGCTTATAATTCACTCACCTCATCTCCGCCCCGTGGAATCTCCGCCTCCGTTATTTGCTCATAGTTTCGAATGCTTCcatgataataatttagattGCAAATGTACACCTATTGAAAATGTCAGTTCTGTAACTTACCTGGGTGTCAAAATAGACACTAAATTTTCCTGGGAATCCCATAtagattatatatgtaataaattaagaatactACTAGGAAAATTTTATCACCTATgttttaaagtacctacatcaGTATTGAAATGTTTATACTTCGCCTTAGTCGATTCTATATTGGGATACGCTCTTGATTGCTATGGACTAACTTTCAAAACTTACATCGATAGATTAGAAGCACTACAAATCAGATTCTTAAAACTATTAGTcaacagaaaaacaaaaattcattGTAAAGGAGATTatactaaattatttaaaatatgcaaAATCTTACCAGTAagcttaaaacataaatacctTTTGGCAGTTAATAACCATGGCAAACGGGATCTCAGCTTAGCGTTGATTAGACATGGGCGTGGCACTAGGTCAGTAACCACAGGCAAATATAAGGTCCCCAGAGTAAACAATTACTTTGGAGatagaactttaaaaaaacgtTTACCGTATCTTCTTAATAGTTTACCTGAAAATATCAGACTGGAACCACGCTTATGCCGATTCaagaatatgttaaaaaaatatttactcgaATCACTGTAA
- the LOC132904276 gene encoding uncharacterized protein LOC132904276, protein MECQKCKKVLPKKGLHFICQGPCQGTFHRNCVKGLVADLKLGKTRNYCNNCEDEGSEEDEQEERVQDYGNILKDIQKKVGEIPGVKKHLDAITQSLSMLSDKYDTLIAEHEKSREKINKLEKKVDNINNKCVYLEKCNIALEQKMRDFEQTSLKNNLEIVGIEQVPGENLKEIVSNIAQTLKVNTSDIESVRRASSTRVQKSDAKPSPIIVAFKSTGVESRDKWLAQRRNMMGVTSNDITTGSATNKIYINEALTKFTRALLWNTKKDLRGAYKYIWVSNGKILVKKLDGEKSICIRDESDISDLLSKI, encoded by the coding sequence atggagtgccaaaaatgtaaaaaggtGTTGCCAAAAAAAGGATTGCATTTCATATGCCAAGGACCATGCCAGGGCACTTTTCATAGGAATTGCGTGAAGGGTTTGGTAGCAGACTTAAAGTTGGGGAAAACCAGAAATTACTGTAATAACTGTGAGGATGAGGGATCGGAGGAAGACGAGCAGGAGGAGAGGGTACAAGACTACGGAAATATTCTTAAGGACATACAGAAGAAAGTTGGCGAAATACCGGGAGTTAAAAAACATCTCGATGCAATCACTCAGAGCCTCAGCATGCTGTCTGATAAATATGATACCTTGATCGCAGAGCACGAAAAATCAAGAGAAAAAATCAATAAGCTGGAGAAAAAAGTAgataatatcaataataagTGTGTCTACCTAGAAAAATGCAATATTGCGCTAGAACAGAAAATGCGTGATTTCGAGCAAACTTCTCTAAAGAACAACCTAGAAATAGTAGGGATAGAACAAGTACCTGGAGAAAACCTGAAGGAGATAGTATCGAATATTGCCCAAACTTTGAAGGTTAATACATCGGACATCGAGAGCGTAAGGCGAGCTTCGAGTACCCGCGTGCAAAAAAGTGACGCAAAGCCGTCCCCGATAATCGTGGCGTTCAAATCAACTGGAGTGGAATCTCGCGATAAATGGCTAGCACAACGCCGGAATATGATGGGTGTAACTAGTAATGACATCACAACGGGATcagcaacaaataaaatatatataaatgaagcCCTCACTAAATTCACCCGAGCTCTGCTATGGAATACAAAGAAGGATCTTCGGGGCgcgtataaatacatatgggtGTCAAACGGAAAGAttcttgttaaaaaattagatGGTGAAAAGTCCATATGTATTCGTGATGAAAGTGATATATCCGATTTGCTTAGCAAGATATAA